One genomic segment of Oncorhynchus mykiss isolate Arlee chromosome 10, USDA_OmykA_1.1, whole genome shotgun sequence includes these proteins:
- the LOC110533475 gene encoding aquaporin-11 isoform X2: MTDLGISLALLATTVLLCEATRILISRLFSGKDYAIYLVEIVSTYQLCACTHELKVLGEVGRIEPHIALTLTFIITVVHVITFHGAFANPNGAIENVYRKNITGKTAVARITCMFIGGKAAQLLVPHIWSLGLSDHHLTHKRFGFKCFSPINGSLLEAAGVELACTFAVQAAVLHIHKLDEIFHAPVIAAVITSLVYSGGHISGAVFNPIMAFSVQFPCSGHTFLEYAFVYWLGPVTGGIHHSPISHQSVANQKKHLLLFPLPYHIPLV, encoded by the exons ATGACAGACTTGGGGATTTCACTGGCACTATTGGCCACAACAGTACTTCTCTGCGAGGCGACGCGCATACTGATCTCGCGCCTCTTCTCTGGCAAGGATTATGCGATTTACCTAGTGGAAATTGTCTCGACCTACCAGCTCTGTGCATGTACGCACGAACTCAAAGTCCTGGGCGAAGTTGGCAGAATCGAACCGCATATAGCACTCACACTGACTTTCATAATCACGGTGGTCCACGTAATAACTTTTCACGGGGCGTTCGCCAACCCAAATGGTGCTATCGAGAACGTTTACCGCAAGAATATCACAGGGAAAACTGCGGTGGCGCGCATAACTTGTATGTTTATAGGTGGGAAAGCAGCGCAGCTCCTCGTGCCCCACATTTGGTCCTTGGGTCTATCCGACCACCACCTCACGCACAAAAGGTTCGGATTTAAATGCTTCAGTCCCATCAATGGGTCCCTGTTGGAGGCCGCTGGTGTGGAGCTGGCTTGCACTTTCGCTGTCCAAGCCGCAGTCCTCCACATTCATAAACTAGACGAGATATTCCACGCCCCTGTCATCGCTGCTGTCATTACGTCACTGGTTTACTCAG GGGGTCATATTTCAGGGGCTGTTTTCAACCCAATCATGGCCTTCTCCGTCCAGTTCCCCTGCAGTGGACACACCTTCCTGGAATATGCTTTTGTCTACTGGCTAGGACCAGTCACAG GTGGCATTCATCATTCCCCAATCAGTCATCAATCGGTTGCTAATCAGAAGaaacacctcctcctgtttccattacccTATCAcattcccttggtttaa
- the LOC110533475 gene encoding aquaporin-11 isoform X1, giving the protein MTDLGISLALLATTVLLCEATRILISRLFSGKDYAIYLVEIVSTYQLCACTHELKVLGEVGRIEPHIALTLTFIITVVHVITFHGAFANPNGAIENVYRKNITGKTAVARITCMFIGGKAAQLLVPHIWSLGLSDHHLTHKRFGFKCFSPINGSLLEAAGVELACTFAVQAAVLHIHKLDEIFHAPVIAAVITSLVYSGGHISGAVFNPIMAFSVQFPCSGHTFLEYAFVYWLGPVTGMAMCILLFDKIIPLLSGKSTMGVGIPVVQKKKIQ; this is encoded by the exons ATGACAGACTTGGGGATTTCACTGGCACTATTGGCCACAACAGTACTTCTCTGCGAGGCGACGCGCATACTGATCTCGCGCCTCTTCTCTGGCAAGGATTATGCGATTTACCTAGTGGAAATTGTCTCGACCTACCAGCTCTGTGCATGTACGCACGAACTCAAAGTCCTGGGCGAAGTTGGCAGAATCGAACCGCATATAGCACTCACACTGACTTTCATAATCACGGTGGTCCACGTAATAACTTTTCACGGGGCGTTCGCCAACCCAAATGGTGCTATCGAGAACGTTTACCGCAAGAATATCACAGGGAAAACTGCGGTGGCGCGCATAACTTGTATGTTTATAGGTGGGAAAGCAGCGCAGCTCCTCGTGCCCCACATTTGGTCCTTGGGTCTATCCGACCACCACCTCACGCACAAAAGGTTCGGATTTAAATGCTTCAGTCCCATCAATGGGTCCCTGTTGGAGGCCGCTGGTGTGGAGCTGGCTTGCACTTTCGCTGTCCAAGCCGCAGTCCTCCACATTCATAAACTAGACGAGATATTCCACGCCCCTGTCATCGCTGCTGTCATTACGTCACTGGTTTACTCAG GGGGTCATATTTCAGGGGCTGTTTTCAACCCAATCATGGCCTTCTCCGTCCAGTTCCCCTGCAGTGGACACACCTTCCTGGAATATGCTTTTGTCTACTGGCTAGGACCAGTCACAG GCATGGCAATGTGCATCCTGCTCTTTGACAAAATCATCCCACTCCTATCTGGGAAAAGCACAATGGGCGTGGGCATCCCTGTTGTCCAGAAGAAGAAGATACAGTAA